The Sesamum indicum cultivar Zhongzhi No. 13 linkage group LG6, S_indicum_v1.0, whole genome shotgun sequence genomic interval GGATATCTGAATGAATTGATACGAATTCCATTATGCTGGAAGCACTTTGCAAGTTTTCATCCTTTTTGTGTACTGGGCGTGCCTGCCTGCTATCAGGTTTCCTGGATCTTGCTTTCACATTGATTAGATTGGCATTAGTTATGAGGATGGCTTATGTGGTGCTAAATATCTCTAAAGAAAATCACTGATATTGGACTTTGTCTGAATCTAATTTGAGGCATGTCGGCAATGGCTGGATGATCTGCATGTATTTGCTATATAAAATGCTTTCTTACAGTATTATTCCACGTATCATTGTATGATTACTTAAGAAGTTAAATTTTCGATgcttttcaactttttctttatttaactATCCTTCCTTCTCTAGATCTGTCTCTATAAATGTTACTTTGAGTGAGGATGTGTGTATCTCCTGATGTTCAGTAGTCTAAAAGAATGTCAGATCCTATAAGCTTCAGATCTCAACTAAATGTGAACTCaagtaaaacaaatattagtgATGAATTAGCATGTCCTGAGAAGATTTATCTACAACTAGTACACGACTTGAGTTGATAACCATCCATCCTTATCTTATGGCgattgttgttgttttttctcttttgcatTTCTGCAGGTTTTTTCTTCTAGTATGCAACAGTTTGTGGAAAGATTTCACTCTCTAAGAGTTGTTGTGCTATTTCCTGCTGCGTTAATTCGGTCCAGTATTTATGTCTTGCTACATGTTTAAAGTTTAATCTTGCTTCTGGGGCTGCTGCTGTTGTCAGATTATTGCACTTCAAAATACTGTTAATTGCATAAAGGCAACAGatgtttttgaattatttagcTCAAGAATCAGAATCCAGCTAGTTTCATTCACTCTTGTCACCACTAGCCATTATGTCCCTCCCATCAAAAGAAGCTTATTATTTTACTGATATGCATTAACATATTGCATAACTCCACTTTCACTTGGAAACATGAGAAAGCAGCGTCCATCTTAAGGAATACAATTCAGATTCTTGACAAGAATTCAATGCAAAAAGCTTGCAGAGATTGGCATTAGATACAGGCATGATACCCTTGTCTTGCATTAGCATTCATCCTCACCCTTGTCAACACTTTCCAATGGGTCAACCTTTCTAGTTGTTTTTTATCTGTACCGTTCAGCATAGCCAAAAATTGATGACACTCAACATAGCCAATGGACCATAAAAGCAAGTGCTGATGAATAAATCCAGACGAACAGTTTATATGAATGCTTCTCCACAGCCCACTATGGGATCAATAGGAAGACACTTTCGTGGTTGCATTGAGCATGTTTTGCGCTATTTCCTTTGCATTGGCTAAACGATGCTTCTCAGCAAGTGCTGCTGCAGCCATGCCCAGTGTGGACAGGGCTAGGCCAATCCctattctttataaattgGTGAAAACCTAAGGAGACTTCTTCCAAATCTGAATCATTTACCAAGAGTTCTTACTAGGGGTGACAGACGAGTCGAGTTGGCTCGCGAAGACTCGATTAACTCGAGCTCAATTCCCTCTGTTCGTCAGCCCGCAagctttttcaattttttatatatatttttatttttaaaatttttatatatttcatttcatattcaatactttacaaattttatactcaaaattgaccatatattataattaatcaataacttgcattttgttttggataataataaattatagtacttctatttatacatttaatctttgtacaaaaacaaatttagtcaacaagttagtaaattataatattttttgtaaactaattatttaatatgacatatataaactttttgttatattttaatataaatttgtattgtgttatatttattttaaattgacaagtaatttatttataatttcttttatctatttctgagttttatatttatatcaagatacatatTATGcaatatgcaatttattttattacttataaatttatgttgaaatttagtgattcctattaattaatttaagaatatgataataataataataataatgatgatgatgaggttgaataattttaattatttttattatatatatataatgaaatcaaaaaaattaatcaatgtATGACATCTTAAAATTCGAGCACCcaattcataccaaatttaaatatatataagactgcatccattagatcatatcagaaggtatgatttaaattcacatggcctgattcaacgatacaccgtcttgaatggttactcttatgtttcgaatacgatatctcgacattCGTATATCCAAAAGTCGAAAACTTTATCAAATGTATtttgtaagtttgatcatatctaacagtttgatctgaattttgatagtccgaataacccatgttgttcaacaatataaaatgatagttacatcaatgtaatactaatatttgtaaatatataaatttattgcagattatgaacatatattaatgccaactataaaatatttttatgtattacaattgcattattccagataatggatacttttctacaattttaaacaattcagtatgaatttcttttgatatattttacaaattatgaTACTAACAAACTAATTAATGGTTTATACTCATaaccataaattaaaatatcatactatattttggtatatttataacatagtatgcattatgtaatttattttattacttataaattcacgtaaaatgaatttgataagACTTATTTACTTTTGTAAATGGTTGGTTGATATAGATGTgtttaaaactataatttaaacaGGGTATTATGAATTCGAAATCGAGCCCATCAGGCAACAATTACAACACTTGTCACTGTCACTAGCAATAGCAGTAGCAGTACGTACGCATACAATCTTTTccttgataaataaatatatattcactcAAGTCCGGAGTTAGGTGGAAGTATTAATGAGGTATATATAATGGCTAAAAACAAACGGAAAAATTAACCGCCATCCATTTGAAAAGAGGGAGCACATGGGGCTTAGTGCTTTAACTTGTTTCACACGTCAAAGTTAGGTGACCAAAAAAGTCTAATTTCACCCACCCCACATAAATATTCCAGCTATGTTTTTGGGAATGAGGACAAGTATGGTGTCATTTCTTCACCTTCTTGTTTGTCTGCTTTAGACAAATGAAATTAGGTATCATATGTAAGAGCAACCACACACTACATGAAACTAGCTATCATATGTAAGAGCAATGACTATTTCTAATGTCCTTAATCTCACCCTCCCCAACAATTTCTTGTTTAAAGGACAAGATGCATTAAATAActtatatctatgtaaaaaaaaataaaacagaagaTCAGGGGCCCCACTAAGAAACAACTTTCATATGACTATATATATGGTGTTTATTCAAATAGAAGAGGCATGAGCAATGGCCAATTGCCAATTGCCATGTATCTTCTGCCCAGATGATTGACTTGTACATAAACATAAGTAGCCATCAATATTATGGTTCTGTAGTAATAGCTTTACAGTTGAAAGCTTTTATTGCATTTGCATGCACCCTCCCCCTCCCCTCCCTACCGACAactccaattaattaatacctcCTCACCTTATACTCCACAAacttaaaaaagtttttatcATCCCACTCCCAGTTTCTAGGTTCGCTCAACAACTACTAAAAAATGGTACAATCAAAGATCAAGTTCAGAGGTGTCAGGCAACGGCAGTGGGGTTCTTGGGTGTCAGAGATTCGCCACCCTTTACTGTAAGTGTAAGCTCACACCATGCATGCATGCCCCCATTAATCTTAACCACCAATATTCGCAACTACGTACAGAGCTAGCTACTAGTCTTGTACATGCATCCAGTACTCACTTCATCTCTACCTAGTATTCACTACTGCTACTCTttgttatatgcatgtatgtaGGAAGAAAAGGATTTGGCTGGGGACTTTTGAGACAGCAGAGGCAGCTGCAAGAGCATACGATGAAGCTGCAATTTTGATGAGTGGACAAAACGCAAAGACCAACTTTCCCGAATCAAACCCGTCGTCGACTACTGCAGACCATGACTCTCCATTGTCTTGGTCTCCATCAGCAGCACTCTCATCAGTCTCAGACATTCTTGGAGCGAAGCTGAAGAAGTGCTGCAAGAATAATCCAACTCCTTCAATCACTTGTTTAAGGCTGGACGTCAATGACAACTCCAAGATAGGAGTGTGGCAAAAGCGTGCGGGTAGGCATTCGGGGTCGCAATGGGTCATGAAAGTAGAGCttatgaagaagaagaagaagacgaAGCTGCCAACACATGATGATGACTCATCCAATATTTACCACATTAGCTCACAGTCCTCGTCGTCTGAAATTGGTGATCCCATGGATGAAGAGAATAAGGTTGCAATGCAAATGGTTGAGGAACTACTCGATTGGAATGCAGCTTCACTTGCAAATCAATTAATGGAGTAATTGGTGCGggcttctcttctttcttgattaagggtgaAATAGAGGTAGCTACCTACACTTCACAACAATTGTACGTATAATTAATACAGCTAATTAACTCTCTCTACCTACTGCTTATGTATAATAAGAAGTCTCCGCTAAGTAACAAGTTCAGTACTTGTGTCTGATGAATTTGATTGAAAgtccaaaagaaattaattaaattccagATGAAATTCTGTGATGATTCGTATATAATTAAGTAGCACATATGCATTGTATTgacaatgatgatgatgaaggtTAATTTGATTGTTACGTAACAATTGTATCACACTTTGAattgatcaaatcaaattaattgctGACAAGATCATTGATAGGGGATTGGTTGAACAACATTAATAATGCTAAGCCAGTTTGAAGATATGGGGTAGTAGCCAGTTGGTGGAAAGATTTTTGATTGATTCATTCAACATAATTATCAAGTCCCGTCCCACCCcatttatgtatgtatatgtatatgtggtTTGCTTGTCCATTATCCATGGAAAGATATATTCCTGGATCGTGACaatattactttaatttgtttaaaatttttgtgaaatgtGCTTATTAGTTACAGATAAGATAATTGCACCAACTTCTTACCGAGCTCATtagaacaaagaaacaaacacTACTTATTACATATCCATTTTCTTTACAAAGCAGCACAGAAAGAAGAGTAAATGGCGATGGgcatttgaattaatttggagagaggagagaggagCCTTAAGTTAGAGTTTCCACGGCAGAGTGGCCTTGTAACCAAACAACAACTAACTACCATATGATGAATCCACAACTTCACCAAACATCtcaatcatattttatcaGCCAAGTACCTTCCCAAAGAATCTATCGGCTTCGTGGATATGCTATTTTCCATCATTCTTCGCTTTATTTTAATCCGAGCCAGATAATCAGCAGCAATCCAAGCAAAGCTCAACATCACTGACTTTCCCGCATCATCTACTGCATGCAACTCCTTGGATTTTTTCACCCAACTGTCCTTGTAAGTTACCTGATACCAAGCTGATGCCTTTCTTTCgtacataatatttttctcatcatCCCAAAGCTGATCAAATTCTGGGCCCATGCACTCAAACACTTTCCTAAACTCCTTTCTCAAGGTGCTATACGCATGCTTGAGTCTCTCCTTCAGTTCTCCCTGTTTTTTGCTACTGTACTTTGGCATGGACCATATGTGCCCCGTCACAACCTCTTCTTCTCTATTCACTTTGTACTGTCCCAAAAGACCAATCAACTGGCCATCATACGAACACTTACAGTTCCATGCATCACCAATAAAACCAGTTGATCCTGTAACCTCAAGGTCTTGGTCGTATATAATGTCATCCGAAGCAAATGTATGTTCACGAGATGCTTCATGATCTCTATCATAAGCATCTTTAATTTTACGGTAGAGCTTACCTAAAATCTTACTGGAGTTGTAAGACTGAAATTCCTCTTTCCCCATGAAATCGGGATACGTCTTTGGCTTCAGTTCAGCTGGCATATTCACAATCTTTCCTGTTTTAGGGAAATCAACGGCAGTCGCTGCAAGCTCCGCCAATTTGATGCATTTCTCATCCAAAGCCCCATATTCACTAAGATCCGCGTGAACAACATGAGCGTTGCAGATAGCACCTAGACTTTCATTCACCATGTTCTTCgtgaaaaaatcaattatatccTGTATAAGGCAAATAATGTTAAAATCTATAACAATTATGTCACATAAAAGACAACTCGGATCCTCAATGGCTTAATCGAGACATGCATAAGTACCTAATAACAAGAAAAGGGGTGGAAAACTATTCAGCACTACCAAAACAAAGTCTATATCAGATATGCAATGCAAAGAATGTCCATAGGTCAGCTTATCGCATAACATAATAAATCATCCTCATATGCTGAAttattccaattaaaaatatgaaaactgAGAAACAGATTATTTGTAGGCATCGCAGCTGAGTGGACCCCACTTTAACAGGCAGAGAAAATGACTGACCAGAAGTTCATAGATAAATGACAGAACCACCAAAACAATCAAATGATattcatttcttaaaaaatttgacataaataATCAGGTGATTACCGAGTGCTTCACTTCACGCGGCAATTGTTTTACTTCTCCAGGTGCATATTCCATGGGGGTCCAGCTTCTCTTGCTTGGAGGAATGAGATTCTCATCCCAAGTGACAAAGTAGAGATCCCCATCCAGATCACTCCCAGATGCTTCATTTGTATGTGGTCTATCTCCCTTCTGAGGGAAGACAAGACAATCATAAAGATGATGCAACTCAGGGACATCAACTGCCTCCAGAATCCGCACATCTCCAGGGTGAAGACAGGGGTTCTTTGCAATTGCTACGAGGCCCGTGACAACTTGAAGCTTTTTCTTGGTCTCTGAAAATTGAGACCCATGCTTCACAAAACAATCTTCTATGGAAGGGTTTGAGACCTGGATGAAGCATTGCCCATGTTCAAGTTTACCAAGCTCATCCAAACAGCCCATCAACCACCTTCCCAAAGGAACAAAAATTCTAGCAATAGTAGCTCTTTCACTGAGGTCCCCAAGTTGGGCAGCTCTGATGCTAGTTAGCATCCCTCGTAAATGAGGTTCAGTTTGAGGCCTGAAACCAGCACTTAACATTAGTGCTGCTGTATTTCCTTGATCAGTGCATGAAGCAGTAAGGACATCAAAAGCCGTGTCTGAGTCTTCAAGCATCCAGTCCAGTCTTGAAACCATTGTTTCTTGCATTCTCCAGAATATATCATCTTGAACTTCCAGAGCAGATAGTAGTGTGACAATCTGCCGATTCAGAAAACCAGGCTGGAACCTAGTCCAAGAACAAATCTCAAGTGTCTTGTGATTTGACTCAAATTTCTTCATACTTCGTCTAAGATATAAACGGACTCCATCATCTTTTGCAGGCCAACGTGCAACAACACCTTTGTAACCTGCATATCTGATTTGATAAGCACATGGCGGGTTTGAACCCAGCTGCAGTTTTTCTGCAACTTCAATTGCAAGGTCAGCTGATATCATACCAATACCATCAGAGAAAACATAGCCATTTCTCTCAACATCAGGGAACTGAGAGTTAACTTTAGTTAAAGGGACTTCAATAGTGGCATAAGTTGAAGAGAAGCATTGTCCCATCCTTGCAGCACACTTTGCAACATTTCGCTGTGTAAACTTTCCCATCCAACTCTTAATGTTGGCAACCCCAGTATTCTTGTCCTCAGCAAAAAACCACGCAGAACGGTCTCGCAGTTGATTTGCTGAAAATGCCAGGAAAGTGTACTTTCGACCACACAAATAAAAACCATTAACTAAAATATCCTTTACTCTTTTGAACATGTTCGTCCTTTGTGGGTTGGAATTTGAGGTAATGTCCCTCACAATGGGACTAGCATAGTACATGAGGACATTCTTATTGAGGGTCTGCATTGCTTCATCCATAAAAGTTACTCTTAAGAATCGATCCGcaatgtttttgtaatttctcaaaactCTATTTGACAGTTCCACTTCTGGTGGAAGACAATATGCCTTTGATGGAGTTATGATCAATCTTCGAACCTCAACAACATCATCCATCTCCCGTGGTCTCTCAAGGAGCTTAGGGTTGTTCAACAGCCATTTCTGCACGAAATCCAAAGCCTTGATAGCATCATAAACAGGACGCTTGTAGGAACACATGTGCTTCAGAGCAACTATATTGAGCTCCTCTGGCTGACTTCTCAACAGATCAAAGAACTTCTCAGACATTTGATGCTGATTGATTATGCCTTTATGCATGACAGCATTCACCAAAAACATAATCTTGAAGCTAATACCTTCCTTGTACTGAAGACAAAAAAAGGGATCTGACATAGGCATCCCAAAATCAGGCTCATCCTGGACCCGAAGGGTCCGACCTGGACTTTCATCAAGAACTGGTACCCTAAGTTTTCGGAGATATTCCAATGCCTTGAAGAGAGATGGACCATTCCGAGGTCGGGCTGAAATTCGATAAGTATTACACCTACCAATTGCTCCACTGGGTGTGAAATCTGTGGTGCGGATCCAtggatcatcatcatccaacAAATCAAAAGGCACTGATTCTTCAATGTCATCGTCTGCAGTTCTGTAGTAAACCAAGGGCGATGAAGCTAGCTGCAATAGAACTATTAAGGAAGAAAAATCTCTGTATTGATTTATCTCATTTATTTCTCTTGGCAAGAACTCAATCTTGAAATTGCACTTTATTACAGCAGATCTGGCTTCACCTTTGAAGGAGAAAGCAGTATTCCTTGTGAAATGCAGTTTGCATGTCCCATTGAAGGGGTCAACAAGAAAATCAACCCCAGTGCGAGGTCCTCTCCAACCAACAAGGAACTCATCTCTGCTCCTCATTACTCCAATCTCAATGAGAACATCAGATAGCTTATATGGAGTTGTGGTTCTTCTCCTCTCATTCATCCGGTAAGGATTTTGTGGCCCCAAACTAACCTTTAAAGGCTTCCTTCCCAGTATAAGCTCACCACGGGCCGCAGCATCTAATGCTGCTTTTGCTGAATGTGCAACTGCAAAATGCACAAATGCATGGGGTTCAATCTTGACATAATCGGTCTTTCTCTGTACACTCTCCGCGTCAATCTCATAATTTGGGTTTGATTCTGGAGGAGTTGACGAAGTCTTCAACCTACACCTCCAGACCAGTCCAATATTATCTTCAAAATAGTCCAAAAGCATCTTGGCCGTGACGTAATTTTCTAGCCCTCCAACACTAATTTGAGTGACGACCAAGTCGTTATCACCTATCTCAGATCccattgtatttttcataagagTCACGAGTTGTGTAGCTAAAAGTCTGCATGAAAAATAACCTTTAGTTAGGAGGTCACGAATGGAAAACAAAAGTATATGAACCACTACGTGCAGATCAGCACCAAAGCTGTAGAGATAAAGCATCTCAGAAGAAACATACTGAAAGCATGAATTGCATCAATATCAGCCAAAAATCATAGATTGGAATACATATAGAATAGTGTGAAAAAAGTGAACAAGAaacatttacataaataaattacacgaGCTCACACATGCACATAAACATATGTGCATAGATGCAGAAACAAAATCTCTAGATAGATTTCCACATGGCCCATCTGtacttttttttcaagaacacTCAAGTATCTGCCCGTTCCCTGTTACAAAATATCAATTGTTTTTAACCACATATCTCACTCAGTTAGGACCCAATTTCTAATCTGTTTTCTTGTATACAAATCATTGGCGTTGAATTCAAGTTCCAGTAAAATTCCAAGAAAGACAGTGATGCACTTTTGCGAAATGAGTGCTACAGAAGTCAAGAAGAACCATCTATTACATTGAAGGgatatattttctgaaaacaGGAAATATAAAATCTTCTGTGTTAAAAATCCTTCTCAATCATGAAGGCAATAAATAGGCCACCTTTCTCTAATTGTCATCATCCACATGCACAAAGTTGACAGAAATCTTCAATCTagaataaaatagcaaaataccATCAGGAACACACACTTCTGGAGCAAATATTAACTTTGTATCACTGAGTGTGATATGTTACGGCCATGAAGACAAACCTACTCCTATTTGATGAGTTGCAGAATCCAACAAACTAATGATTAATGATTCTTTCAATCAAGTGGAGgagaaaagataaaacaaagaTGCTACACACTTCACTAATATCTTTCATATAGTtgattactttatttattctaaaaccGATTGACAGATAAAAACCAAACCACACTAGAATCCTCCAATTTGATAGTTTTCAAttgataatattgaaaaagaagaaaaaagaaaaacatttttAGGATTCTCCTAATTCTCAAAAGGCA includes:
- the LOC105164581 gene encoding ethylene-responsive transcription factor WIN1-like, which codes for MVQSKIKFRGVRQRQWGSWVSEIRHPLLKKRIWLGTFETAEAAARAYDEAAILMSGQNAKTNFPESNPSSTTADHDSPLSWSPSAALSSVSDILGAKLKKCCKNNPTPSITCLRLDVNDNSKIGVWQKRAGRHSGSQWVMKVELMKKKKKTKLPTHDDDSSNIYHISSQSSSSEIGDPMDEENKVAMQMVEELLDWNAASLANQLME
- the LOC105164582 gene encoding RNA-dependent RNA polymerase 6, whose product is MKNTMGSEIGDNDLVVTQISVGGLENYVTAKMLLDYFEDNIGLVWRCRLKTSSTPPESNPNYEIDAESVQRKTDYVKIEPHAFVHFAVAHSAKAALDAAARGELILGRKPLKVSLGPQNPYRMNERRRTTTPYKLSDVLIEIGVMRSRDEFLVGWRGPRTGVDFLVDPFNGTCKLHFTRNTAFSFKGEARSAVIKCNFKIEFLPREINEINQYRDFSSLIVLLQLASSPLVYYRTADDDIEESVPFDLLDDDDPWIRTTDFTPSGAIGRCNTYRISARPRNGPSLFKALEYLRKLRVPVLDESPGRTLRVQDEPDFGMPMSDPFFCLQYKEGISFKIMFLVNAVMHKGIINQHQMSEKFFDLLRSQPEELNIVALKHMCSYKRPVYDAIKALDFVQKWLLNNPKLLERPREMDDVVEVRRLIITPSKAYCLPPEVELSNRVLRNYKNIADRFLRVTFMDEAMQTLNKNVLMYYASPIVRDITSNSNPQRTNMFKRVKDILVNGFYLCGRKYTFLAFSANQLRDRSAWFFAEDKNTGVANIKSWMGKFTQRNVAKCAARMGQCFSSTYATIEVPLTKVNSQFPDVERNGYVFSDGIGMISADLAIEVAEKLQLGSNPPCAYQIRYAGYKGVVARWPAKDDGVRLYLRRSMKKFESNHKTLEICSWTRFQPGFLNRQIVTLLSALEVQDDIFWRMQETMVSRLDWMLEDSDTAFDVLTASCTDQGNTAALMLSAGFRPQTEPHLRGMLTSIRAAQLGDLSERATIARIFVPLGRWLMGCLDELGKLEHGQCFIQVSNPSIEDCFVKHGSQFSETKKKLQVVTGLVAIAKNPCLHPGDVRILEAVDVPELHHLYDCLVFPQKGDRPHTNEASGSDLDGDLYFVTWDENLIPPSKRSWTPMEYAPGEVKQLPREVKHSDIIDFFTKNMVNESLGAICNAHVVHADLSEYGALDEKCIKLAELAATAVDFPKTGKIVNMPAELKPKTYPDFMGKEEFQSYNSSKILGKLYRKIKDAYDRDHEASREHTFASDDIIYDQDLEVTGSTGFIGDAWNCKCSYDGQLIGLLGQYKVNREEEVVTGHIWSMPKYSSKKQGELKERLKHAYSTLRKEFRKVFECMGPEFDQLWDDEKNIMYERKASAWYQVTYKDSWVKKSKELHAVDDAGKSVMLSFAWIAADYLARIKIKRRMMENSISTKPIDSLGRYLADKI